One genomic segment of Gemmatimonas aurantiaca includes these proteins:
- a CDS encoding cupin domain-containing protein has translation MSGRVEVRHVPKPWGHETIWAHTDRYVGKILHINAGQALSVQYHERKDETVYLLQGEMKYWVQLPGDTELRDQRLTTGQSFRITPGTIHYMEAVTDCDVLEASTPELDDVVRLKDRYGREGTSAP, from the coding sequence GTGAGCGGCCGGGTGGAGGTGCGACACGTCCCCAAACCCTGGGGGCACGAGACGATCTGGGCCCATACCGATCGTTACGTCGGCAAGATCCTTCACATCAACGCCGGGCAGGCGCTCTCGGTGCAGTACCACGAGCGCAAGGACGAGACGGTCTACCTGTTGCAGGGGGAGATGAAGTACTGGGTGCAGCTTCCGGGCGATACGGAACTGCGCGACCAGCGCCTCACCACGGGACAGTCGTTCCGCATCACGCCCGGCACGATCCACTACATGGAAGCCGTGACCGATTGTGATGTGCTCGAAGCCAGCACGCCGGAACTGGACGACGTGGTCCGTCTCAAGGACCGATACGGACGGGAAGGCACCAGCGCCCCCTGA
- a CDS encoding F0F1 ATP synthase subunit delta, producing MSAGVQGESVARNYAEALLALAGQSNEAEAWGGLLRQVANAITDDVHLARFLESPRIAAVQKSDVLAKALGDHVPRLFLRFLQQLVKNRRQMLIPVIATEYETLRDAANGVVHARVTVARETGDEETRMIADRLSKAIGKTVVPHLAVDPAILGGVIVRMGDTVMDGSLRRKLGLLRRRMGAKRA from the coding sequence ATGTCGGCCGGCGTGCAGGGCGAATCCGTCGCGCGCAACTACGCCGAGGCGCTGCTGGCGCTGGCCGGCCAGAGCAACGAAGCCGAGGCGTGGGGCGGTCTGCTCCGTCAGGTGGCCAACGCGATCACGGACGATGTGCATCTCGCGCGCTTCCTCGAGTCGCCGCGCATTGCGGCGGTGCAGAAATCGGACGTGCTCGCGAAGGCACTGGGCGATCACGTGCCGCGCCTCTTCCTCCGCTTCCTGCAGCAGCTCGTGAAGAATCGCCGGCAGATGCTCATTCCGGTGATCGCCACGGAATACGAGACGCTGCGTGATGCCGCCAACGGCGTCGTGCATGCGCGCGTCACCGTGGCGCGCGAGACCGGCGACGAAGAAACGCGGATGATCGCCGACCGCCTCTCCAAGGCCATCGGCAAGACGGTCGTGCCGCACCTCGCGGTCGATCCGGCCATCCTGGGCGGTGTGATCGTGCGCATGGGCGACACCGTCATGGACGGCTCGTTGCGTCGCAAGCTCGGGCTGCTGCGCCGTCGCATGGGAGCGAAGCGCGCGTGA
- the atpF gene encoding F0F1 ATP synthase subunit B — MFALSARRLGARLGVLAVAQLMIATPVFASEAQGGSVNLLEPNAGLMFWTLVIFLLLCVVLAKFAFKPLFAAVEAREKALEDAIEGAKRDRAEAEAVLAQQRAQLENARNEAQAIIADSRGVAEKMRADLLAQTKHQQEEMIEQARRAIESEKASAIADLRREAIDLAIAGASRVIEQNLDSAGNRKIVESFLASLDSKAAR, encoded by the coding sequence ATGTTCGCTCTTTCTGCACGCCGTCTCGGTGCCCGCCTCGGCGTGCTTGCCGTTGCTCAATTGATGATCGCCACGCCCGTCTTCGCCTCCGAGGCGCAGGGTGGGTCGGTGAACCTGCTCGAGCCCAATGCCGGCTTGATGTTCTGGACGCTGGTCATCTTCCTGCTGCTCTGCGTCGTGCTCGCGAAGTTCGCGTTCAAGCCGCTGTTCGCCGCCGTCGAGGCGCGTGAGAAGGCGCTCGAGGACGCCATCGAAGGCGCCAAGCGTGACCGGGCCGAGGCCGAGGCCGTGCTCGCGCAGCAGCGCGCGCAGCTCGAGAATGCCCGCAACGAAGCGCAGGCGATCATCGCCGACAGCCGCGGTGTGGCGGAGAAGATGCGCGCCGATCTGCTCGCGCAGACCAAGCATCAGCAGGAAGAGATGATCGAGCAGGCGCGTCGCGCCATCGAGAGCGAGAAGGCTTCGGCTATCGCCGACCTGCGTCGCGAAGCGATCGATCTCGCCATCGCCGGGGCGTCGCGTGTCATCGAGCAGAACCTCGATTCGGCGGGCAACCGCAAGATCGTGGAAAGCTTCCTCGCGTCGCTCGACAGCAAGGCGGCGCGCTGA
- the atpE gene encoding ATP synthase F0 subunit C — MGLLQAAAPVVQDPKGLAMIGAGIAAGGAVIGAGLGIGRIGGSAVEGMARQPEAAGRIQTAALILAALIEGAALFGVVIGFQIQGKITF; from the coding sequence ATGGGTCTCCTCCAGGCCGCCGCGCCGGTGGTGCAGGATCCGAAGGGCCTCGCGATGATCGGTGCCGGTATCGCCGCCGGTGGTGCCGTGATCGGCGCCGGCCTGGGTATCGGCCGCATCGGTGGTTCGGCCGTGGAAGGCATGGCGCGTCAGCCCGAAGCGGCTGGCCGCATCCAGACGGCTGCGCTCATCCTGGCCGCGCTCATCGAAGGCGCCGCGTTGTTCGGCGTCGTGATCGGCTTCCAGATCCAGGGCAAGATCACGTTCTGA
- the atpB gene encoding F0F1 ATP synthase subunit A, whose translation MIRSLSRLARLSAVFAGAALMLAATPLPALAQEHEAAAAAATSHGGEHAAGPVDIITPHITDGHHLELPYWKAPFYKEIELPHWEPVHIGGLTLDLSPTKHVVFMIASALIVAIALITAASRSRQQHASKGRSHGFAGTIEAMALYLRNEVVLPNVGHHGEAFVPFALTLFFFILTCNLFGMIPYGSTATGNISVTATLAIITAIVVELAGIRANGLGYLSTIFYWNKDLPFPMRVVMFFVMSPVEMVGKISKPFALTIRLFANMTAGHIVLLALIGLIFAFQSWALAGVPVLMAVAISMLELFVSFLQAFIFTLLACVFIGQIREAHH comes from the coding sequence ATGATCCGTTCGTTGTCCCGACTGGCCCGCCTGAGCGCGGTCTTCGCTGGTGCCGCCCTCATGCTGGCCGCCACGCCGCTGCCGGCGCTGGCGCAGGAGCACGAGGCCGCTGCGGCCGCCGCGACTTCGCATGGTGGCGAACACGCCGCCGGCCCGGTCGATATCATCACGCCGCACATCACCGACGGGCATCATCTCGAGCTGCCGTACTGGAAGGCGCCGTTCTACAAGGAAATCGAGCTGCCGCACTGGGAGCCGGTGCACATCGGCGGGCTCACGCTCGATCTCTCGCCCACCAAGCACGTGGTCTTCATGATCGCGTCCGCGCTGATCGTGGCCATCGCGCTCATCACCGCCGCGTCCCGGTCGCGTCAGCAGCATGCCAGCAAAGGCCGCTCGCACGGGTTCGCGGGCACCATCGAAGCCATGGCGCTCTACCTCCGCAACGAGGTCGTGCTGCCGAACGTGGGACATCACGGTGAAGCTTTCGTGCCGTTCGCGCTCACGCTCTTCTTCTTCATCCTGACCTGCAATCTGTTCGGGATGATTCCGTACGGTTCGACGGCCACGGGCAATATCTCCGTGACCGCCACGCTGGCCATCATCACCGCCATCGTCGTCGAGCTCGCGGGCATCCGCGCCAACGGGCTCGGGTACCTCAGCACGATCTTTTACTGGAACAAGGATCTGCCGTTCCCCATGCGCGTCGTCATGTTCTTCGTGATGTCGCCGGTCGAAATGGTGGGCAAGATCTCCAAGCCGTTCGCGCTCACGATCCGTCTATTCGCCAACATGACGGCCGGACACATCGTGCTCCTGGCGCTCATCGGTCTCATCTTCGCCTTCCAGAGCTGGGCGCTGGCCGGCGTGCCGGTGCTCATGGCTGTGGCCATCAGCATGCTCGAACTGTTCGTGAGTTTCCTGCAGGCGTTCATCTTCACGCTGCTCGCCTGCGTGTTCATCGGACAGATCCGCGAAGCGCATCACTAG
- a CDS encoding AtpZ/AtpI family protein encodes MAENPHRSTPRSPDRSTRDSRPSGEVSPWALAGLGMQFFAAILLFVYAGNWLDRRLGTAPLFLLGGVLVGGGGAFYSGYRRLTAAQREPRASHDDRDDSTPEH; translated from the coding sequence ATGGCAGAAAATCCGCATCGTTCCACGCCGCGTTCTCCGGATCGCTCCACGCGTGATTCCAGACCATCGGGGGAAGTCTCACCGTGGGCACTGGCCGGTCTCGGGATGCAGTTTTTTGCCGCGATTCTGTTGTTCGTGTACGCCGGCAACTGGCTGGATCGCCGGCTGGGCACGGCACCACTGTTTCTGCTCGGTGGTGTGTTGGTCGGTGGGGGTGGGGCTTTTTACTCGGGCTATCGGCGATTGACCGCGGCGCAGCGCGAACCTCGCGCTTCACACGACGATCGCGACGACTCGACACCGGAACACTGA
- a CDS encoding BsuPI-related putative proteinase inhibitor, with translation MAGLRAAAAAAARTGTDRGVVSHVRVDTVNGAVRFAIEVTNASTKRVELNFPDGRTHDFVVLDTTGREVWRWSAGRLFTQAMQNRLLDAHDSAVYRERWSPDAPGRYTLVAQLRSENYPVQQRVDFALR, from the coding sequence ATGGCCGGACTCAGGGCGGCGGCGGCCGCGGCCGCCAGAACCGGCACGGACCGGGGCGTGGTTTCGCACGTGAGGGTCGACACCGTCAACGGGGCGGTCCGCTTTGCGATCGAAGTGACGAATGCATCCACCAAGCGGGTGGAACTCAATTTTCCCGATGGCCGGACGCACGATTTTGTCGTGCTCGATACCACCGGACGGGAAGTCTGGCGCTGGAGCGCCGGCCGTCTCTTCACACAGGCCATGCAGAATCGTCTGCTCGACGCGCATGATTCGGCCGTCTATCGTGAACGCTGGTCCCCCGACGCGCCCGGTCGCTACACCCTCGTCGCGCAGCTCCGGAGTGAGAACTACCCGGTGCAGCAGCGCGTGGACTTCGCCTTGCGCTGA
- a CDS encoding MoxR family ATPase → MTPSPDANDLALLDRLAAARRELRQQIAQRIVGQAHVVDDLVTALLAGGHAVLVGVPGLAKTLLVQTVSQALDLSFSRVQFTPDLMPSDITGTELMEEEPGTGKRAFRFAPGPVFGNMVLADEINRAPPKTQAALLQAMQERTVTVAGRTYDLPRPFFVLATQNPIEQEGTYPLPEAQLDRFMFELTVGYPTREEEEQIVLSTTGDTQGAVKPVLGGAELLELQRLVRRLPAPPSLVQYAVQLVRSTRPDAPEATARVKKYVSWGAGPRASQYLVLGAKARAAMDGRAMPDIEDVRGVAKGVLRHRLVVNFQAEADGIAKESLIEFPS, encoded by the coding sequence GTGACTCCATCCCCGGACGCCAACGATCTCGCGTTGCTCGATCGCCTTGCGGCGGCGCGGCGGGAACTGCGGCAACAGATTGCGCAGCGCATTGTAGGACAGGCCCACGTCGTCGATGATCTGGTGACGGCCTTGTTGGCCGGAGGACACGCCGTCCTGGTGGGCGTGCCCGGACTCGCCAAGACCCTGCTCGTGCAGACGGTCTCGCAGGCCCTCGATCTGAGCTTCTCGCGTGTGCAGTTCACGCCGGATCTGATGCCCAGCGACATCACGGGCACCGAGCTCATGGAAGAAGAACCGGGTACCGGCAAACGCGCGTTCCGCTTCGCCCCCGGTCCGGTGTTCGGCAACATGGTGCTGGCCGACGAAATCAACCGCGCCCCGCCAAAGACCCAGGCAGCCCTGCTGCAGGCCATGCAGGAACGGACGGTGACCGTGGCCGGACGCACGTACGATCTGCCGCGGCCGTTCTTCGTGCTCGCCACACAGAACCCCATCGAGCAGGAAGGCACGTATCCGCTGCCCGAAGCGCAGCTCGACCGGTTCATGTTCGAGCTCACGGTCGGCTACCCCACGCGCGAGGAGGAGGAGCAGATCGTACTCTCCACCACCGGCGACACGCAGGGCGCGGTGAAGCCGGTCCTCGGCGGCGCCGAACTGCTCGAGCTGCAGCGGCTGGTGCGTCGTCTGCCGGCGCCGCCGAGTCTGGTGCAGTACGCCGTGCAGCTGGTGCGGAGCACCCGTCCCGACGCGCCGGAAGCGACCGCGCGGGTGAAGAAGTACGTGAGCTGGGGTGCCGGCCCGCGTGCCTCGCAGTACCTGGTGCTGGGCGCGAAGGCCCGGGCGGCGATGGACGGCCGGGCGATGCCGGACATCGAGGACGTGCGGGGTGTGGCGAAGGGCGTCCTGCGGCACCGCCTGGTCGTGAACTTCCAGGCCGAAGCGGACGGAATTGCGAAGGAGTCGTTGATCGAATTCCCGTCCTGA
- a CDS encoding AAA family ATPase: MMREHDLLRADGEIPRPPRRTTPETIAEDGRPRIRVQSLGAARILVGEQIISAQSEVVFAILLRLVHTPGMSIPRDILLSELWPDQMTTRQRGNLRQALYKLRGMQVDIALRGETVQLAREQVLRTFSVERDLERFDRDITRGDEPFGIFLPGFVSCSPVFGQWIEQTRETVHGDVRRVLVEILRQRRERADWGATEVLSRWLLQFDPLNEDATLALAECTMLAGGKMEAVAMLDRYLAELGPYAGDIRLPAQLLRKRFTEPPARRRPSLAVTERHFVGREQELAELTMSMRRARWHDGSAVLLHGPAGIGKTRLVTELAKVAQIEGYREICIECRETDLQRPLSVFLEALPELLSSPGALGCSPESMAVLKRLVGERDGELTITPSTECSSTDDLRQSNGTLRLEETLRNVRTQSIRHAIVDIVGAVSEERPLLISIEDSHWMDSDSWDGIADLIQRILSMRVFLVITSRSRQILAQRPNRIPANLGIRAIPALSSLASLKLARAIGEDYAATMDAGTERWIIDACEGSPLALRALVNHWIETGDAGGIPPTLQALLEHRIDRLHPHALRAMQTVCVLGKLASVDRVGRVLELPTHELINALEQLQEAGCLSRAQAAMVVTHELIGRAATERLQGLAKATIHLAIARSLEEEFRSSPEAPLIIDALYHYASAGSEERCASLAIAHTRDLIQAGRPKALLTLLESLDISLADAELRDHVEKLCARLRLDVGEYGRALLHAPGGYIVPSNLESLAEPAVDELLSTLDSAYRADVLADRDELARICGTLVGLQHLAPSTRTRAAEIGLTIAANTCDNSIASMCYAAVKSNMNLEELADEQFQRLSLLYHTIFGDLFAAERTARDMIRRLSRHEASSHAAQDIGRAAYALRICGKLPEAEEALRLSFTMALSVDAPKLALYPAWQLSQMQLDTGNDSELGYWTGQLRSLVRSNDDPISTNFLTAHYCHMAIEAGMYHDANTFLHEVRSSLPRIPTTKASAYVVALELGVSLLDLSWEPSEALIAAAMEKHRRTASFGTSDYLTSTIAATLVRKKEYRRACDFIEEYSNRLRRELGPLSVALQRAREEARAQCSD, from the coding sequence ATGATGCGAGAACACGATCTGCTGCGCGCGGACGGAGAAATCCCCCGTCCTCCGCGCCGAACGACACCGGAAACCATCGCCGAGGACGGGCGGCCGCGTATCCGCGTGCAGAGCCTGGGTGCCGCCCGGATCCTGGTGGGCGAGCAGATCATCAGCGCGCAGTCCGAAGTGGTGTTTGCCATCCTGCTGCGCCTCGTGCACACGCCCGGGATGAGCATTCCGCGCGACATCCTGCTGTCGGAACTCTGGCCGGACCAGATGACGACCCGTCAGCGGGGCAATCTGCGGCAGGCGCTGTACAAGCTGCGCGGCATGCAGGTGGACATCGCCCTGCGGGGCGAGACGGTGCAGCTGGCGCGCGAGCAGGTGCTGCGCACGTTCTCCGTCGAGCGGGATCTGGAGCGTTTCGACCGCGACATCACGCGGGGCGACGAACCCTTCGGCATCTTCCTGCCGGGATTCGTGTCGTGCAGTCCGGTCTTCGGGCAGTGGATCGAGCAGACGAGGGAAACGGTGCACGGCGACGTGCGTCGTGTGCTGGTGGAGATACTGCGGCAGCGCCGGGAGCGTGCCGACTGGGGCGCGACGGAAGTGCTGTCGCGCTGGCTGCTGCAGTTCGATCCCCTGAACGAGGACGCGACGCTCGCGCTGGCCGAATGCACCATGCTTGCCGGCGGCAAGATGGAAGCCGTCGCGATGCTGGACCGGTATCTGGCCGAACTCGGTCCTTACGCCGGTGACATCCGTCTGCCCGCGCAGTTGTTGCGCAAGCGATTCACCGAGCCGCCGGCGCGCCGTCGTCCATCGCTGGCCGTCACCGAACGGCACTTCGTGGGCCGGGAGCAGGAACTGGCCGAATTGACGATGTCGATGCGGCGGGCGCGCTGGCACGATGGGAGTGCCGTGTTGCTGCATGGCCCCGCCGGCATCGGGAAGACCCGGCTGGTGACCGAACTTGCGAAGGTCGCGCAGATCGAAGGCTATCGCGAGATCTGCATCGAGTGTCGTGAGACCGACCTACAGCGTCCGCTGAGTGTGTTCCTGGAAGCGTTGCCGGAACTGTTGTCGAGCCCCGGCGCGCTCGGATGTTCGCCGGAGAGCATGGCGGTGTTGAAGCGGTTGGTGGGGGAGCGGGATGGAGAGCTCACGATAACTCCAAGTACCGAGTGCTCTTCAACAGATGATCTTCGCCAATCGAACGGGACACTCCGATTAGAAGAGACTCTTCGCAATGTCCGTACACAGTCGATCCGCCATGCGATTGTCGACATCGTTGGCGCCGTTTCGGAGGAACGCCCTCTACTCATTTCCATCGAAGATTCTCACTGGATGGATAGTGATTCATGGGACGGCATAGCTGACCTTATACAACGTATTCTGTCCATGCGCGTCTTTCTTGTCATCACCTCACGTTCAAGACAAATCCTGGCTCAACGTCCAAATAGGATTCCAGCGAACCTAGGTATCCGCGCAATCCCTGCCTTGTCTTCGCTTGCCAGCCTGAAGCTCGCTCGGGCGATAGGTGAAGACTACGCCGCCACAATGGATGCCGGGACCGAGCGTTGGATAATTGACGCGTGCGAAGGTAGTCCGTTGGCTCTGCGAGCACTAGTGAACCACTGGATCGAGACGGGCGATGCCGGGGGGATTCCTCCCACATTGCAGGCTCTTCTCGAGCACAGAATTGATCGGTTGCATCCTCATGCCTTGAGGGCAATGCAGACAGTCTGTGTGCTCGGGAAACTCGCCTCCGTTGATCGGGTTGGCCGTGTTTTGGAGCTTCCGACTCATGAACTGATCAATGCACTAGAGCAACTGCAGGAGGCGGGATGTCTCTCGAGAGCTCAAGCCGCGATGGTCGTGACTCATGAGTTGATTGGTCGTGCCGCTACGGAACGGCTCCAAGGCCTCGCTAAAGCCACCATCCATCTTGCGATTGCTCGAAGCTTGGAGGAGGAATTCAGATCCTCTCCTGAGGCTCCACTCATCATCGACGCATTGTATCACTACGCCAGTGCAGGAAGTGAAGAGCGTTGTGCTTCACTAGCGATTGCGCACACTAGAGATCTTATCCAGGCTGGTCGCCCTAAGGCGCTCCTCACACTTCTTGAATCCCTAGACATCTCGCTTGCAGATGCAGAACTGAGAGATCACGTTGAAAAACTGTGCGCCAGATTGCGACTTGATGTGGGAGAATATGGCCGGGCTCTTCTTCATGCACCCGGGGGATACATTGTGCCATCGAATCTTGAGTCCCTTGCCGAGCCGGCCGTTGACGAGTTGCTCTCTACACTGGATTCAGCCTATCGAGCCGATGTGCTCGCCGACCGCGATGAACTCGCAAGGATCTGCGGTACTCTCGTCGGCCTACAGCACTTGGCACCATCGACTAGAACTCGGGCGGCTGAGATTGGCCTAACGATAGCTGCCAATACTTGCGACAACTCAATTGCGTCCATGTGCTATGCTGCGGTCAAGAGCAATATGAATCTTGAAGAGCTAGCTGACGAACAGTTCCAACGCCTCTCACTACTATACCATACGATCTTTGGCGACCTATTCGCAGCCGAGCGCACGGCAAGAGACATGATTCGTCGTCTATCGAGACATGAAGCATCCAGTCATGCTGCGCAGGACATTGGACGCGCCGCCTATGCACTAAGAATCTGCGGGAAGCTCCCCGAGGCAGAAGAAGCCTTGCGACTGTCGTTCACAATGGCTCTATCGGTGGATGCGCCGAAGCTTGCGCTATATCCCGCATGGCAGCTTTCCCAAATGCAACTCGACACGGGGAACGACTCTGAGCTTGGATACTGGACCGGTCAGCTGAGATCTTTAGTCAGATCTAACGACGATCCAATATCTACGAACTTCTTAACCGCTCACTACTGCCATATGGCAATAGAAGCTGGCATGTACCATGACGCGAATACGTTTTTGCACGAAGTACGATCCTCACTTCCAAGGATACCAACCACAAAGGCAAGCGCATACGTCGTTGCTCTTGAGCTAGGTGTCTCGTTGCTGGATCTCAGTTGGGAGCCGAGTGAAGCCTTGATCGCTGCGGCGATGGAAAAGCATCGCCGCACGGCGAGTTTTGGAACGAGTGACTACCTCACGTCCACCATCGCCGCGACTCTTGTTCGAAAGAAGGAGTATCGTCGTGCGTGCGACTTTATTGAGGAGTATTCCAATCGGCTGCGGAGGGAGCTTGGGCCGCTATCCGTTGCACTCCAGCGCGCACGAGAAGAGGCTCGTGCTCAATGCAGCGACTAA
- a CDS encoding HD-GYP domain-containing protein has product MAAAAASLVGLYFYQPQVELSLLAGAGWLTLVAFLGTILSYRVQGSTFGAVSFIPFLTAFVLYPSWATVGIVGASAMVAELIKPKMAIKRAFNVSQIVLAGCISSACYLLLGGRALQIDPSFQPIPHIAAVVVFLLVNTLAVAAVIGLAEGKSIIKTWAGGNSAGLVYDIVAIPGVFAFARAYVDWGGWGVGVLCALILGLRLTYQSKHQLETTNKELLELFVHTVEFRDPYTSGHSQRVSRYSRIIAQVVGLTPKEIDRISIAALLHDVGKIHEIFAPILMKPGRLTPEERAIMELHPIKSAELVAKISDLQDIVPSVRHHHENWDGTGYPDQLKGKEIPLGSRIIMFADTIDAMTTDRPYRKALGEAEVREELRKFRGIQFDPDICDALVGSPDFRRLFDSSDSGKVHSLTQILEIVRKRVKTPAVA; this is encoded by the coding sequence GTGGCAGCTGCAGCTGCCTCGCTTGTCGGGCTCTATTTCTATCAACCCCAGGTAGAGCTGTCTCTCCTTGCGGGAGCAGGCTGGCTCACGCTCGTTGCCTTTCTTGGAACGATTCTGAGCTACCGAGTCCAGGGCAGCACCTTCGGTGCTGTCTCTTTCATCCCATTTCTTACAGCATTTGTTCTGTATCCATCTTGGGCCACCGTAGGAATTGTCGGTGCATCGGCAATGGTGGCGGAATTGATAAAGCCCAAAATGGCTATCAAGCGCGCTTTCAATGTTAGTCAGATCGTGCTTGCGGGGTGTATCTCTAGCGCATGCTATTTGCTACTCGGCGGTCGCGCGCTGCAGATCGATCCTAGCTTCCAGCCTATACCACACATAGCTGCGGTCGTTGTTTTTCTTCTGGTGAACACCCTTGCTGTCGCTGCTGTCATCGGACTAGCTGAGGGGAAGAGCATCATAAAGACCTGGGCGGGCGGCAATTCAGCAGGATTGGTCTACGACATTGTCGCTATTCCGGGTGTCTTCGCTTTCGCCAGAGCCTATGTTGACTGGGGAGGGTGGGGTGTTGGAGTTCTTTGCGCACTTATTCTTGGCCTGAGACTCACCTATCAGTCTAAGCATCAGCTGGAGACGACTAATAAGGAGCTATTGGAGCTCTTTGTTCATACTGTCGAGTTTCGAGACCCCTACACCTCCGGTCATTCTCAGCGTGTAAGTCGGTATTCCAGGATCATCGCCCAGGTCGTGGGACTGACGCCAAAGGAGATAGATCGAATTTCGATCGCCGCGTTGCTGCATGATGTTGGTAAAATCCATGAAATCTTCGCACCGATTTTGATGAAGCCTGGTCGGCTAACTCCAGAAGAAAGAGCCATCATGGAACTTCATCCAATCAAGAGCGCAGAGCTCGTTGCGAAGATTTCAGATCTCCAAGATATCGTCCCGTCGGTTCGGCATCATCACGAAAACTGGGATGGAACGGGCTATCCCGATCAATTGAAGGGGAAAGAAATCCCTCTAGGTTCACGAATCATCATGTTCGCTGACACGATTGATGCGATGACTACGGATCGTCCATATCGAAAAGCTTTGGGTGAAGCTGAAGTCCGCGAGGAGTTGCGGAAGTTCAGGGGCATTCAGTTCGATCCAGATATCTGCGATGCACTGGTAGGATCGCCTGATTTCCGCAGACTCTTTGATAGCTCCGATTCTGGTAAAGTTCACTCGCTCACGCAGATCCTGGAGATCGTGAGAAAGCGAGTAAAGACTCCCGCCGTTGCTTAG
- a CDS encoding sigma-54 dependent transcriptional regulator → MTDVEPAVRLNAALEGEGVDTVMISPMDDVRGEIRRARPSIVVLTGALLDGANIALVRQLLWDNVAVLGFTDVSDATLLERLRDIGYAETWPKPVSIDEVVDAIRRRLERRRLAELTGLIGESAAIREVLVKVEQIAPVSSTVLIEGESGTGKELVARAIHRLSPRRGKPFIAVNVGALPETLLESELFGHEKGAFTGAAERRLGRFELADTGTLFLDEIGEIPPATQVKLLRVLEEREVTRVGGSQSIPVDVRVVAATNRPLREHVEEGGFRADLFYRLNVLNVYLPPLRERREDIPLLVRRFVTEFSALHDRTFQGISADALELLVEYSWPGNVRELRNLVESMVVLAHGREIVADDIPRAIREGGGRRLLPVHIGPVLQGAERAQGRELEFIVRSLVELKLQVEELRRRMDVETRVVPAPAGMAGGWVGEVRPASVLTGHEELAGPAYAGGLGRGIEPRDQNPPPAVITLGLGMTMAEIERVAIQAALRETGGNRRKAAEQLGIGERTLYRKLREYEGEEGADGAASLDET, encoded by the coding sequence ATGACGGACGTCGAGCCGGCCGTGCGGTTGAATGCCGCACTGGAAGGCGAAGGCGTCGACACCGTCATGATCTCGCCGATGGACGACGTGCGCGGCGAGATCCGTCGCGCCCGTCCGTCCATCGTGGTGCTGACGGGCGCATTGCTCGACGGCGCCAACATCGCGCTGGTGCGGCAGCTGCTGTGGGACAATGTCGCGGTGCTCGGCTTCACCGATGTGAGCGACGCCACGCTGCTCGAGCGACTGCGGGACATCGGGTATGCGGAGACATGGCCGAAGCCCGTCAGCATCGACGAAGTGGTGGATGCGATCCGCCGGCGGCTCGAGCGACGGCGACTGGCCGAACTCACGGGACTCATCGGCGAATCGGCGGCCATTCGTGAAGTGCTCGTGAAGGTCGAGCAGATCGCGCCGGTCTCGAGCACGGTGCTTATCGAAGGGGAGAGCGGCACGGGCAAGGAACTCGTGGCCCGTGCGATTCACCGTCTGAGTCCGCGTCGTGGCAAGCCGTTCATCGCGGTGAATGTGGGTGCGTTGCCGGAGACGCTGCTCGAAAGCGAATTGTTCGGTCACGAGAAGGGTGCGTTCACCGGAGCGGCCGAACGCCGTCTGGGGCGTTTCGAACTGGCGGACACGGGGACGTTGTTCCTCGATGAGATCGGCGAGATCCCGCCGGCCACGCAGGTGAAGCTGCTGCGTGTGCTGGAGGAGCGTGAGGTCACGCGCGTGGGTGGCAGTCAGTCGATTCCGGTGGACGTGCGTGTGGTGGCCGCGACGAACCGACCGCTGCGTGAACATGTCGAAGAAGGCGGATTCCGTGCCGATCTGTTCTACCGGCTCAACGTGCTGAATGTGTATCTCCCGCCGCTGCGTGAACGGCGGGAGGACATTCCCCTGCTGGTGCGCCGCTTCGTGACGGAGTTTTCGGCGTTGCACGATCGCACGTTCCAGGGGATTTCCGCCGACGCACTCGAATTGCTGGTCGAGTATTCGTGGCCGGGCAACGTGCGCGAGTTGCGCAATCTGGTCGAGAGCATGGTGGTGCTGGCGCACGGTCGGGAGATCGTGGCCGACGACATTCCCCGGGCGATTCGGGAGGGCGGTGGACGCCGTTTGTTGCCCGTGCATATCGGCCCGGTGTTGCAGGGCGCCGAGCGGGCACAGGGACGCGAGCTCGAATTCATCGTGCGATCACTGGTCGAGCTCAAGTTGCAGGTGGAAGAGCTGCGGCGTCGCATGGATGTGGAGACGCGTGTCGTCCCCGCGCCTGCCGGGATGGCCGGCGGGTGGGTTGGCGAGGTGCGTCCGGCGTCCGTGCTGACGGGGCACGAGGAGCTGGCGGGACCGGCCTATGCCGGCGGGTTGGGCCGCGGCATCGAACCCCGGGATCAGAACCCGCCTCCGGCCGTGATCACGCTGGGGCTGGGCATGACGATGGCGGAAATCGAGCGGGTGGCCATCCAGGCCGCGCTTCGGGAAACCGGCGGCAATCGGCGGAAGGCCGCCGAGCAGCTGGGGATCGGGGAGCGGACGCTATACCGGAAGTTGCGGGAGTACGAGGGGGAGGAAGGGGCCGACGGAGCCGCTTCCCTCGACGAAACTTGA